The window GATAATGTGAAGTGACGCTCCTTTAATAAGGTAAGGGAATATTTCCCATACGGATGCATCAAAGCCAACCCCCGAATATTTTGTGGCTGCATCCTCTGCCTTAATCTGATAATAAGTATTATGCCAGAAACACAAATTAATCAGAGATTTATGGCTTACAATTACTCCTTTAGGATTTCCAGAAGAACCTGAGGTATAAATCACATACGCTGCATCGTCAGGAAGTAATCCGGCTTTGGGATTATGTGCTGCAACAGAATAAAGGGTCTCATCATTCAGATTAAGCACAGTACCCTCAAACACTAAGTACTCCATATGCTTCTCTTGTGTCAGTAAGATACGGGGTTTGCTGTCCTCCAACATATATCGTATACGTTGTGCAGGATATGAAGGGTCAATGGGCAAATAAGGGCATCCTGATTTCAGCACAGCTATTATAGCAATTATCATTTCCAAGGAATGTTCTGCTATGATTCCTACTATCTCACCTGATTGCAGACCATTTTCTTTTAAATGTAAAGCCACCTGATTGGCCTTTTCATTTAACTCCTTGTATGTCAGAGTTCTATTTTGAAATACAACTGCAATAGCATTTGGGGATTTTTCAACTATTTCTTCAAATAGCTGCTTTACTGTTTTGTCTTTGGGATATTCTGATGTTGTTTTATTAAATTCACAGATTAGCTGTAATCTTTCTTCTGCCGAGAGAATATCTATATCCTCAAGTCTAATATTAAAATCTTCAGTAACAGTCAGGAACACCTGCTTTAAATGGTTAAAAATCTCATTTATAATGCTTTGTTCAAATAAGCGGGAATCATATTCAATTCTAACTGTTAAAGAATTTACCATACTAAATATAATCTTTACGGGGCAGTATATATTTTCTAGTAATTTAAAAGCATGAAGCTCTTCCAGTGCCACAATTATTTTATATATATTTTGCTCCGTCCCATAGCTTTTTCCCCATATATATTCAAAGGGATAGTTTGATTTTTCATATGCTTCATGTATTGTATTTTTAACCTCTATAATCAACTCTTTAAAAGCTTTATCCTGTAATACCGTTCTTATGGGAATAAGTTCATTTAAACTCTTTTCTTCCTCACCCTTGTACACGGGTACACCTACTAAAATATCAGCACTGTTGGTATAGCGGTTCAATATTATCTGTGTAACTGCTAACAGAATAACATAAGCCATATGATATGAATTATTACTGACTTTCATGATTGCTTGATAAACTTTATCCGGCAGTTTATACTCAGAACGGCTAATTTTGCTTGTCTTTTTATTGCTTACTGCAAAGTCAGGAAGAAATCCGCACATTTCAGTGCTTCCGGACAATTTTTTCTCCCAATATTCCTGTTCTGCTTGAAAGCTATTATTTTTTATAATAATATTTCTCGTAATCTTATCCATTCTAAGTACTTCCCCCTAATCTCAGTTAAAAAATAAAATCCAGCTCATTTAAATTGTCCAGCTTATGACTTGTTAAATTTTCTCCAACCAAATTAATATCACCAATGAGCTGTTCCCTGTTTTTAACCATAGCTTCAACAATTTTACCGTAGTGTATTGTCATTTGTTCAATGGTATCTCTCTTATAGAGTCCAATGCAATATTCAACATCAAAATAAAGACTTTCATTTTGTTCTACCCCATTAAAGGTTATATCAAATTTTGATATTTTAAGAGATACTTCGTAGTCCTCAAAAACTAAATTATCTATATTCAGAGAAGTAATTTCAATATTTTGCAGTACAAACATAGTATCAAATAATGGATTTCTGCCTGCTGCTTTTTTTATATCAAGATTATTTAGAAGGGTTTCAAATTCATAATCCTGATTTTCCAACACATTGAGTACCTTTTCTCTTACTTCACCAAGGTACTGAATAATGGTTTTTTCCTTTGTGGGATAATTACGAATTGCAATGGTATTTACAAACATACCAACCGTATCCTGTATATCCGGATGATTCCTTCCCGATACAATTGAGCCTACAATAATATCTTCTTCACCGGAATACTTATGAAGCAATATGGTGTAGGCTGCTAACAGAATCATATACAGAGTTGAGCCTGTTTCTTTTGCCAGAATATTCAATTTTTCTGTAGTTGCTTTATCTATGGCAAACTGTATACGATTACCTTCATACTGCTGTATAGCACCTCTTTCATAATCCAGAGGCAATTCAAAATCAGGTAGTTTCCCCTTGAGCTCCTTTGTCCAGAATTCCTCCTGCTGTCCTTTATCTCGATTTTTTTCTTTCCACTCTGTAAAATCCTTATATTGAACACGATTTTTCGGTAGTATCTGACCTTGATGTAATCCTGCCATTTCCCTTAAAATGATATTCATAGATACTCCGTCACATATAATGTGATGCATATCTATCATCATAAAATGTTCGTTCTGGCTCTTCATTATAAATCTGATACGAATTAGTGATTCATCTTTCAACTGAAAAGGTCTTATAAATTCGCATATGGCAGAATCAATGGTTTCATTTTCTTTTAAATCCTTCCAATCAAATGCTGTGGCTACTTTATCATGGATTTTTTGATAAATTTCATCCCCTACCATCTCAAAGGATGTTCTAAGTGCCTCATGTCTCTGAACAATTGTTTCAAAGATATTCTTAAATTTCAGATAATCAACTTCTCCCTTTATTTTCATAACAAAAGGCATATTATAAACAAGGGATTCTTTATCAATCATATTTATTGTGAACAACCTCTTTTGCACTGAAGAAACCAAATAGTATTCTCTTTTTTCTATAGAAGCTATAGGGCAATATATGGTTTTATCACAATTCTTTATGTATGCCGCTATTTCTTTTACTGCTTGCAGAATATACAGCTGTTTTATTGGAATCTCTACATTGAACTCCTTGTATATCCTTGAAAGAAGTACTGTGGCTTTCAAAGAATGTCCGCCTATTTCAAAAAAGTTATCGTTGATTCCTACTTTATCGCTACCAAGTATTTCTTTCCATATCGCTAAAATTTTTTCTTCAGTAGTGTTTCCTGCAACTTCAAAATCAGAAGCCTCTATTCTCTCAATACCTTCAGTAAGCAAAGCTTTCCTGTCTATTTTTCCATTGCGGGTCAACGGCATTTTGGACAAATAAACGAAGTAGGAAGGTATCATGTAATCCGGCAAATCAGCAATCAAAACTTTTTTGATTTCACTCTTTTCAAGTTCCTGATTAGCTGTATAATATGCAACAAGATACCTGTTTCCGGCACTATCTTCTTTATCAATTACAGCAACCTCATTTATCTGTTCATGCTTAAGCATACTTGCTTCAATTTCTCCAAGTTCAATACGAAATCCCCGTATTTTTACCTGATAATCCATTCTTCCTAAAAATTCAAGATTACCGTCAGGCAGCCATCTTGCAAGATCCCCGGTCAGATACATTTTTTCTCCAAGGAGGAATGGGTTAGGTATAAATTTTTCATTTGTCATCTTTTCCTGATTCAGGTATCCTTTTGCAAGCCCAACTCCACTGATGCAAAGTTGACCTGCTACCCCTTTGGGAACTAACCTGTGAAATTTGTCTAAGACATAAACCTTGAAATTTGATATGGGTTTACCGATAGATAAACGATTCTGCTGTTTTGAACAATCGGTGCAAACAGTTGCGCATACCGTTGTTTCTGTAGGCCCATATGCATTAATGTATTCTGTTGTTTTACTCCATTTATCAACAATTGCTTCTGAGGTCTCAGAACCGGCAGTTATTAATTTACGCAACGAATGAATTTTATCACTTTCCAAATACGTCACATACGCCGGAGGAAATGTGGCAATTGTTATATTGTTTTTGTTTATATAAGCTCCCAGTTTACTAAAATCACCAATTGTATCGTTACTTGGAATAGAAAGTGTTCCCCCAATTAAAAGTGCCATGGTAAATTCCCATACCGAGGCGTCAAAGGACAAATTTGCGAATTGCAATATATTATCACTTTGGAGTATTTTTAAATCCTTTTGGAAGTAATCCTTCAAATTCGCAACTCCAATATGGTTTACCATAACTCCTTTAGGTTTACCCGTAGAACCTGAGGTATAGATAACATATGCCGTGTCTTCTGCTTTGCTCCTTATTGAACCTTCACCAAAATACTCATTCACAGAAGAGGCATTAATGTCTGTGTAATATACGATTTTTCCATCAAACTTCATATTACATTCAATATCTGAACAGCAAAGAAGAATATCCGTTTTACTATCCTGTAGCATATAATCTATTCGATGCACGGGATAGGTATAATCAACTGGAAGATACGCTCCTCCTGCTTTTAGTATTCCTAAGATTCCAATAATAACCTCAACAGTACGTTCTCCGGTGACAGCTACTATTTTCCCCTTTTCCACTCCCATTTTCACCAAAAAATCTGCTACAGTATTGGCTTTTTCATTTAATTCGATATATGTAAGTTTTTTATCTTCATCTTGTACTGCTATATAATCAGGCTTCTGTTTAACTACTTCTTCAAATAATTCCTGAATGGTTTTATCTTTTATAAACTGGCGTTCTGTATTGTTAAAATCAATCAAAAGTTCTTTCTTTTCATTTTCAGTAAGAATATCTAAACTATCAAGTTCCTCTAAGGGGTTCTTAATGATTTTTACTATTAACTGCTGAAAGTGCCCTGCCATTTCAGTAATACTATATTGGTCATACATCCTTTTGTTATAACTGAACTTTATAATTGTTTCTTCCCCAGGCCCTATAATGATATTAAAATCATAATTTGCCTGTTCATGAGCTTCAATTTTGCTCAGATGTACTCCGAAGTGTTCGGCATTCATTTCAACGGGATAATTTTCAAACACCATTATATGATTAATTAAACTGTCGTTCGGTGCCGTAAGGGACTGTATATCCGCCAAAGAGCAATAAGAATATTCATTGGATATCATAAAATCACTGTTAACCTTTTTTAGTAATTCTATAAAAGTTATTTCTTTTTCTGATTTAACACGAACCGGAAGGGTATTAATAAATAATCCTACCATATCTTCAATACCCTCAATTGCTGTCGGTCTGCAAGATACTACAGAACCAAAAGCCACGTCTTCTGAATTATTATAGCGTTGCAAGAGAATTGCCCAAACCGAAAGAAAAACTGAGTTTAAAGTCACCTGATTTTTCTGTGCTATATTTATTAAATCCGTTGTAGTATCCTTGTCCAAACTGAACAAATATTCTCCTTTTGCATAGCCTTTATCTTTTTTACGCATATGTAACGGTTTAGCAGGTTGGGCATACTCCTCCAGATAGTTTTTCCAATATCTGATTGCAATTTCCTTATCCTGCTTCTCAATCCACTCAATATAGTTTTTGTATTCAGTCACAGGTGTATGCTTTATCTCTTTTCCCAAAGCCAAACTGCCATAAGCTTCAAAAAAGTCTTTTAATATGATTCCCAGACACCAGCCGTCCATAATGATATGATGAAAATTCCATATCATCTTAAATTCATTTACCCTTACCTTAATAATAGAAAGCCTCACTAACTTCTCTCTAGTAATGAAAAAACCACGGTCTATTTCTTGTTTTTTGACTTTTTCTATATACTTTTCTTTTTCTATTTCAGTGTAATTGCTTATATTCTGATAGCTAACCTTGCTTTCCATATTCTTAAAAACAATTTGAAGTGCATTTTCTACATTCTTATAAATAAATAATGTACGAAAAACATCATATTTCTGTGTGAGATAATTAAAGCTTTTTTGAATAATGTCAGGGTTAAGCTCTTCCACGTTCATAGTCAACTGTTCAAAATATAGAGCCGGATTCTCATCTTTCAGATAATGAAAAAACAGGCCTTCTTGCATGGGGGTTAATCTATATATACTTTGAATTTCATTTAAGGGATATTGTCTCCCTATTTCTTCAAAATCAGTGAGACTTATTTTTGATGCTCCCACATCATATGGAGTCAATTCTCTTTCCTTCTTATTCACACAATGACTGATAACCGCTAAAAGTTCATTCATATAGATTTTTGCAAACTCAGAAATATTGTCCTCTTTGTATTCTCTCATGTCATAGTTAATCTGAAATTTTAACTTGCTCCCTGTTATGCTTCCATTTATACTGATTTTCCATAAACTTTCGTTATCAGTACTGCTGCATTCACCTACTCCGAAATCTGATATTTCAACTACTTCTTTATCAATATCCTGTCCGAATTCTCCCAGATAATTAAAAGAAATCTCATTTGCATATGCCAATTCTTTGTAATCAGTATCTTCTCCGAGATACTTGATTATCTGATATCCTATTCCCTTGTCAGGTATATTGCGTATGGTTTCCTTTGTCTTTTTAATAATGCAGGATATATAAGTGTTTTTCATATCCAAAAGCAACGGGTATTGCGTGGTAAACCATCCCACCGTTCTTGACACATCTATGTACTTTCCTATCTTTTCCCTTCCATGTCCTTCCATACTGACAAGAATGCTGTTAATGCCAATCCACTTCTTTAGTGCAAGCCCCAGTGCTGACAAGAGAAGGTCATTGGCTTCTGTGTTGTATGCCTTATGCGCTTCTCTGAGAAACTGTTTTGTTTCTGTTTCACCTAATACGATTTCAATATTATTGCTATTGCAGACTTTTCTTGTAATTACTTCATTATCTACAGGCAAGGGAGAATATTGTGCTACTATATTCTTCCAATATTGTTTTTCTCCCTGTAACTCTTTAGCTTTGACATAATCCCTTAATGCATTAGTCCATTGCCTATAAGAACAGGTCTTATCAAACAACTCCACTTTCCTGCCTGCCTGTATTTGCTTATAACCGTGGACAAAGTCCTCCATGATAATGCGGAAGGATACTGCATCTACAACTAAGTGGTGTATGACGATTAATAGATAAGCACCCTTATGTGTTTGAAACAGTCCCAACTTAACCATAGGCCCTTTTTCCAAATCAAGCTCCTTCTGTATTCCGGTTGCGGTCTTTTCAATAAAAGCTTTGATATTTTCTTCAGGAGCAATATTTTGTACTTCGTAGGTATAAAGTGGTTCTTTTAGAGGATTTTTTAAATACTGCCGCACTTTATCTTTATCTCTTGTATATGTCATTCTTAATGCATCATGCTGCTTTATTATTTTGTCAAAAACTCTTTTTACTATATCCTCAGAGAAACCTTCAGATTTATATAAAAGTACCGCCTGATTCCAATGATTTTCTTTTTTAAGTTTCTGTTCAAAAAACCATTCTTGAATTGGTGAGAGAGCAACTTCACCCTCTAAAGCTTCGTCCACAATACTTGCTGCCCCTATCTCTCTTACATAGAAGGCTACTTCTCTTATTGTGGGATTACTCAATAAATCCTTTATTTCAAGTTTCATTTTGTACTTATTTAATCTGGACGCAATCTGAATTGCTTTTATTGAATCACCACCTAAATCAAAGAAACTATCATCTATTCCTATTTGTTTTGCGTTTAATATTTGCTTCCATATTTTACATAAATTTGATTCAACTTTATTTCTAGGCTCTGCATACTCAGTATTTTCGCCATTACCAGTCTCAAATTGCAGCTCCAACAGAGCATTCCGGTCTACCTTTCCATGCTGTGTTAAAGGCATCTCCTCTGTCTTAACAAAATAAGAGGGTATCATATAATCCGGAAGTTCTTTTGATAAATGCCTTTTTATATAAGCTGCATCCAATTCCTTGATTCCGGTATAAAAAGCAACCAGATATTTATTGTTGTTACTGTCTTGTTTATCTAAAACAATAGTCTCTTTTATTTGCTCAATTTTTAGAAGTTGTTCTTCTATTTCACCTAATTCAATACGAAAGCCTCTTATTTTTACTTGATAGTCCTGCCTTCCCATGAATTGAATTAATCCGTCCGGCGTCCATTTTCCAACGTCCCCGGTCAAATACATTTTCTCATTGGGCAGAAACGGATGCTCAATGAATTTTATTCTCGTCAGCTCCGGCTGATTCAAATAGCCTTTTGCCAAACCATCTCCACTGATACATATCTGGCCTCTTACACCTATTGGTACCAATTGATTCTTTTTATCCAGTATGTATACTTTTGTATTCGGTATGGGTTTACCAATTGAAATAACCTCAGTGTTCGCTTCATTTGCCCTCCAATACGTTGCGCAAACAGTAGTCTCAGTAGGGCCATAAGCGTTAATATATTGAAGTTTGCTGCTCCATTTTTTTACAATGGCATCAGTTGTTTCAGACCCGGCTGTAATAAGTAACTTCAAAGCATGAATGTTGTCACTCTCCAAATGGACAGCATATGCAGGCGGTAATGTTGCGACAGTTATGTTATTGTCATTGATGAATTTTTCCATCTTCCTTAAATCATTAATAGTATCTTTCCTTGGAATGTATAAAGTGCCTCCTATTAATAGAGCCATCATGATTTCCCATACTGATGCGTCAAAAGATATACTTGCAAACTGTAAAATGTTGTCCTCTTTATTAATGTTCAAATCATGTTCAAAGTAGCTTTTCAGATTGGCTATTCCAATATGACCTACCATAACTCCTTTTGGCTTACCTGTGGAGCCGGAAGTATAAATAACATATGCTAAGTCTTGAGGAGTACTTCTTCCAACCAAACTGCAAGTTTCACCAAAAACAGTTTCCCTCAGCATTTCATCCATAATCAGAAATTCCCCATTAAATTCAGGTGTATACTCC of the Ruminiclostridium papyrosolvens DSM 2782 genome contains:
- a CDS encoding non-ribosomal peptide synthetase, with the translated sequence MDKDLLNRIQKLTYEQRKELEEELGYSLEELVQETDEFNQEEAAEFTDIQALDKQEYYIVSSSQKRIFTVCQLDGTGTVYNIPLIMEIEGYLDKRRLQDAFCAIVRRHESLRTYFEIQDDRVVQKINEDLVLRVNFVELQAGENEEKFIDAAIRPFDLSTAPLIRVTVIQKNENQHIIVIDVHHIAADGISVDIMLSDLKELYEGRPLQPLRLQYRDYAIWQNESTKKGLFKKQQDYWKKVFSEPVPILELPMDYKRPLIQSFEGDRIDFVLSQKTTEMLKGLTAKTGTTLYMLLFCVYNILMYKYTSQEDLVVGTPVSGRTHADLQDIIGMFVNTIAIRSYPEGKKTFLQYLEEMKQTTLKAFDNQDCQFEFLTDKLPSKRDMSRNPLFDTMFVFEDVANTSIQLGGLVFKKYNKRFKFSKFDLTLIASEENNRLHFQIEYCVKLFARDTIKRLTVHLQELITSILHNPHETLENLNILASQEKRQLLEDFCSTDRDYNKEKTIQELFEEQAKEVPEKIAVFDEDKKLTYSLINTQANQVAKILVKKGVTSGTLVAVTGEPSATMIIGIIGILKAGGAYLPISDNYPKSRVEYMLEDSKTTILLCTSKLEYTPEFNGEFLIMDEMLRETVFGETCSLVGRSTPQDLAYVIYTSGSTGKPKGVMVGHIGIANLKSYFEHDLNINKEDNILQFASISFDASVWEIMMALLIGGTLYIPRKDTINDLRKMEKFINDNNITVATLPPAYAVHLESDNIHALKLLITAGSETTDAIVKKWSSKLQYINAYGPTETTVCATYWRANEANTEVISIGKPIPNTKVYILDKKNQLVPIGVRGQICISGDGLAKGYLNQPELTRIKFIEHPFLPNEKMYLTGDVGKWTPDGLIQFMGRQDYQVKIRGFRIELGEIEEQLLKIEQIKETIVLDKQDSNNNKYLVAFYTGIKELDAAYIKRHLSKELPDYMIPSYFVKTEEMPLTQHGKVDRNALLELQFETGNGENTEYAEPRNKVESNLCKIWKQILNAKQIGIDDSFFDLGGDSIKAIQIASRLNKYKMKLEIKDLLSNPTIREVAFYVREIGAASIVDEALEGEVALSPIQEWFFEQKLKKENHWNQAVLLYKSEGFSEDIVKRVFDKIIKQHDALRMTYTRDKDKVRQYLKNPLKEPLYTYEVQNIAPEENIKAFIEKTATGIQKELDLEKGPMVKLGLFQTHKGAYLLIVIHHLVVDAVSFRIIMEDFVHGYKQIQAGRKVELFDKTCSYRQWTNALRDYVKAKELQGEKQYWKNIVAQYSPLPVDNEVITRKVCNSNNIEIVLGETETKQFLREAHKAYNTEANDLLLSALGLALKKWIGINSILVSMEGHGREKIGKYIDVSRTVGWFTTQYPLLLDMKNTYISCIIKKTKETIRNIPDKGIGYQIIKYLGEDTDYKELAYANEISFNYLGEFGQDIDKEVVEISDFGVGECSSTDNESLWKISINGSITGSKLKFQINYDMREYKEDNISEFAKIYMNELLAVISHCVNKKERELTPYDVGASKISLTDFEEIGRQYPLNEIQSIYRLTPMQEGLFFHYLKDENPALYFEQLTMNVEELNPDIIQKSFNYLTQKYDVFRTLFIYKNVENALQIVFKNMESKVSYQNISNYTEIEKEKYIEKVKKQEIDRGFFITREKLVRLSIIKVRVNEFKMIWNFHHIIMDGWCLGIILKDFFEAYGSLALGKEIKHTPVTEYKNYIEWIEKQDKEIAIRYWKNYLEEYAQPAKPLHMRKKDKGYAKGEYLFSLDKDTTTDLINIAQKNQVTLNSVFLSVWAILLQRYNNSEDVAFGSVVSCRPTAIEGIEDMVGLFINTLPVRVKSEKEITFIELLKKVNSDFMISNEYSYCSLADIQSLTAPNDSLINHIMVFENYPVEMNAEHFGVHLSKIEAHEQANYDFNIIIGPGEETIIKFSYNKRMYDQYSITEMAGHFQQLIVKIIKNPLEELDSLDILTENEKKELLIDFNNTERQFIKDKTIQELFEEVVKQKPDYIAVQDEDKKLTYIELNEKANTVADFLVKMGVEKGKIVAVTGERTVEVIIGILGILKAGGAYLPVDYTYPVHRIDYMLQDSKTDILLCCSDIECNMKFDGKIVYYTDINASSVNEYFGEGSIRSKAEDTAYVIYTSGSTGKPKGVMVNHIGVANLKDYFQKDLKILQSDNILQFANLSFDASVWEFTMALLIGGTLSIPSNDTIGDFSKLGAYINKNNITIATFPPAYVTYLESDKIHSLRKLITAGSETSEAIVDKWSKTTEYINAYGPTETTVCATVCTDCSKQQNRLSIGKPISNFKVYVLDKFHRLVPKGVAGQLCISGVGLAKGYLNQEKMTNEKFIPNPFLLGEKMYLTGDLARWLPDGNLEFLGRMDYQVKIRGFRIELGEIEASMLKHEQINEVAVIDKEDSAGNRYLVAYYTANQELEKSEIKKVLIADLPDYMIPSYFVYLSKMPLTRNGKIDRKALLTEGIERIEASDFEVAGNTTEEKILAIWKEILGSDKVGINDNFFEIGGHSLKATVLLSRIYKEFNVEIPIKQLYILQAVKEIAAYIKNCDKTIYCPIASIEKREYYLVSSVQKRLFTINMIDKESLVYNMPFVMKIKGEVDYLKFKNIFETIVQRHEALRTSFEMVGDEIYQKIHDKVATAFDWKDLKENETIDSAICEFIRPFQLKDESLIRIRFIMKSQNEHFMMIDMHHIICDGVSMNIILREMAGLHQGQILPKNRVQYKDFTEWKEKNRDKGQQEEFWTKELKGKLPDFELPLDYERGAIQQYEGNRIQFAIDKATTEKLNILAKETGSTLYMILLAAYTILLHKYSGEEDIIVGSIVSGRNHPDIQDTVGMFVNTIAIRNYPTKEKTIIQYLGEVREKVLNVLENQDYEFETLLNNLDIKKAAGRNPLFDTMFVLQNIEITSLNIDNLVFEDYEVSLKISKFDITFNGVEQNESLYFDVEYCIGLYKRDTIEQMTIHYGKIVEAMVKNREQLIGDINLVGENLTSHKLDNLNELDFIF